From a single Sander vitreus isolate 19-12246 chromosome 4, sanVit1, whole genome shotgun sequence genomic region:
- the ninj1 gene encoding ninjurin-1 — protein MATENLEMNGNADRNGNAEVPLRGHWRQQQGPLNMNHYANKKSAAESMLDVALLMANASQMKAVLDQGSDFTFYVPLITLISISLILQIIVGVLLIFIVKWNLNDESMHYKLNIMENFATAFVFIIVVVNIFITAFGVQRPNPSA, from the exons ATGGCTACGGAAAACTTGGAAATGAACGGTAATGCTGACCGAAACGGCAACGCGGAG GTCCCGCTGCGAGGCCACTGGAGGCAGCAACAGGGGCCTCTGAACATGAACCATTATGCCAATAAGAAGAGTGCAGCAGAGAGCATGCTGGATGTGGCTCTTCTGATGGCTAATGCCTCACAGATGAAGGCTGTGCTGGACCAAGGATCAGACTTCACCTTCTATGTGCCCCTCATTACTCTCATTAGTATCTCCCTCATCCTGCAAATCATCGTGGGAGTTCTGCTCATCTTCATTG ttAAGTGGAACCTGAATGATGAAAGCATGCACTACAAGCTGAACATCATGGAGAATTTTGCCACAGCCTTCGTCTTTATCATAGTTGTGGTCAACATATTCATCACAGCTTTTGGAGTCCAGCGGCCCAACCCAAGTGCTTGA
- the card19 gene encoding caspase recruitment domain-containing protein 19, with the protein MGDSFHEQLIEDSAFLKADRRLDTELLDKLILQLNRIYPQILSDKEATKFRNLDVPTSVRVGELLSHLQGKGEEACREFYRALHLHVEEVYYSLPTRLRLRDSLDPLAYPRVYQQRYVQNDRGPLFFLGCFSIAVGMALLYYYSEAKVTRGSRALGMAALGLKRKAQEVLIWYTEESLMK; encoded by the exons ATGGGAG ACAGTTTTCATGAGCAGCTGATAGAGGACAGCGCCTTCCTCAAAGCTGACCGGAGACTGGACACCGAGCTGCTGGACAAACTCATCCTGCAGCTCAACAGAATCTACCCGCAGATCCTCTCAGACAAGGAGGCCACCAAA TTTCGAAACTTGGACGTGCCCACAAGTGTTCGAGTGGGTGAGCTCCTGTCACACCTGCAGGGGAAAGGAGAGGAAGCATGTAGGGAGTTTTACAGAGCTCTTCACTTGCATGTAGAGGAGGTGTACTACAGCTTGCCCACACGGCTCCGCCTCAGAG ATTCCTTAGATCCACTCGCTTATCCACGAGTCTACCAACAGAGATATGTTCAGAACGACAGAG GTCCCCTTTTCTTTCTGGGCTGTTTCAGCATTGCAGTGGGAATGGCTTTACTCTATTACTACAGTG AGGCTAAAGTGACGAGAGGTAGCCGGGCCCTTGGGATGGCGGCCCTGGGATTGAAAAGAAAAGCTCAGGAGGTTCTCATATGGTACACTGAAGAAAGCCTCATGAAGTAA